One window from the genome of Fodinicurvata sediminis DSM 21159 encodes:
- the hemW gene encoding radical SAM family heme chaperone HemW — protein sequence MSSRDSLPETGADDPGFGLYVHWPFCQSKCPYCDFNSHVRESIDQDRWRQALLRELEHFAKRTAGRRLTSVFFGGGTPSLMAPETVGALLDVLPRYWQLDSNLEVTLEANPTSTEAGKFAAYRTAGVNRLSLGVQSFDDNALAFLGRRHSAAEAREAIALARRHFPRFSFDLIYARPEQSLASWEAELKSALQEGTEHISLYQLTIEPNTVFHGDWRRGELELPPEDCQAQLYECTADILKPAGLEGYEISNYARPGAESRHNLVYWRHGDYVGIGPGAHGRLSFDGARYALRQHRAPEAWLESVESQGHATRAENALTLEERLTERLMMGLRLAAGINRATVEAEQGRSLEALVDPARLKALCEAGYLELTPQRLRALPAGRQRLDALLGYLLG from the coding sequence ATGTCCAGTCGCGACAGTCTTCCCGAAACTGGTGCTGATGATCCTGGTTTCGGACTCTACGTTCACTGGCCGTTCTGTCAGTCCAAGTGCCCCTATTGCGATTTCAACAGCCATGTCCGGGAGAGCATCGACCAGGATCGCTGGCGTCAGGCCCTTCTGCGCGAGCTGGAGCATTTCGCCAAGCGCACGGCCGGCCGCAGGCTGACCTCCGTCTTTTTCGGAGGCGGAACCCCCTCGTTGATGGCGCCTGAAACCGTGGGCGCGTTGCTGGATGTACTGCCTCGCTATTGGCAGCTGGACAGCAATCTGGAAGTGACTCTCGAGGCCAACCCCACTTCGACCGAAGCCGGCAAGTTCGCCGCTTATCGCACGGCCGGGGTCAACCGGCTGTCCCTGGGTGTGCAGTCCTTTGACGACAACGCACTTGCCTTCCTGGGGCGACGCCACTCGGCGGCTGAGGCGCGTGAGGCCATCGCGCTGGCCCGGCGGCACTTTCCGCGCTTTTCCTTCGATCTGATCTATGCCCGGCCGGAGCAGAGCTTGGCAAGCTGGGAAGCCGAGCTGAAAAGTGCCCTTCAGGAAGGCACCGAGCATATCTCTCTCTATCAGCTGACCATCGAACCCAACACCGTCTTTCATGGAGACTGGCGGCGCGGCGAACTGGAACTGCCCCCCGAAGACTGCCAGGCGCAGCTCTATGAATGCACAGCGGATATCCTGAAGCCGGCCGGCCTGGAAGGCTACGAGATCTCGAACTACGCCCGTCCCGGCGCGGAAAGCCGCCATAACCTGGTCTATTGGCGCCATGGCGACTATGTGGGCATCGGACCGGGCGCGCATGGTCGCCTGAGCTTCGACGGCGCGCGTTATGCCCTGCGTCAGCACCGGGCCCCCGAAGCCTGGCTGGAAAGCGTGGAGAGCCAGGGGCATGCCACCCGCGCGGAAAACGCTCTCACGCTGGAGGAGCGCCTGACTGAACGCCTGATGATGGGCTTGCGGCTGGCCGCTGGCATTAACCGGGCGACGGTCGAGGCCGAACAGGGACGGTCGCTTGAGGCGCTCGTGGATCCGGCCCGGCTGAAAGCCCTTTGCGAAGCCGGATACCTGGAACTGACGCCCCAGCGTCTGCGCGCCCTGCCGGCCGGACGCCAGCGCCTCGATGCCCTGCTTGGCTATCTGCTGGGATAA
- a CDS encoding penicillin-binding protein activator: protein MSLLPTRLLAIFLILGLAACQSQQATQPDSGAQQVGERTAPESQAGMDGDAALDDGRTRVALLAPLSGEHRPLGQSLVNAAQMALFRLAGDDFELVIKDAGSTAREAQAAMDEALNENVQLVLGPLFSQSVSAIGPQATRAGVPVLAFSNDRSVAAPGVYVMGIGPANDVTRVIQYSVEQGRDRIAILAPRNSYGQAVQEAARRAASRYGASITTSASYDPAAVDKTSAVQGLAQSASQTSSDEATVSGSGLGVTGFNSLLLPAGGREVENIAPLLPYYDINPENVQLLGSRLWENGNLGRDPVLAGGWFAAPDNDRWQTFARQYEDLFGQKPPRVASIAYDATALTAALARDAETGDNPMVFDQAVLTDSDGYTGVDGLFRLLPDGEVERGLAIYELTDDGFRRLESAPGSFEPLVN, encoded by the coding sequence ATGAGCCTGCTGCCCACCCGTCTTCTCGCCATCTTCCTGATCCTCGGCCTTGCCGCCTGCCAGTCACAGCAGGCTACGCAGCCGGACAGCGGCGCGCAACAGGTCGGAGAGAGAACTGCACCAGAAAGCCAGGCCGGCATGGATGGGGATGCTGCCCTTGATGATGGGCGAACCCGCGTTGCCCTGCTCGCTCCCCTCAGCGGCGAACACCGCCCCTTGGGACAAAGCCTGGTGAATGCAGCACAGATGGCGCTCTTTCGGCTGGCCGGAGATGACTTCGAACTGGTGATCAAGGATGCCGGCAGCACAGCACGTGAAGCGCAAGCTGCAATGGACGAGGCCTTGAACGAGAACGTGCAGCTGGTCCTTGGCCCTCTGTTCTCCCAGTCCGTTTCGGCGATCGGGCCGCAAGCCACACGGGCCGGCGTCCCCGTTCTGGCCTTTTCCAACGACCGGTCCGTTGCGGCCCCCGGCGTTTATGTGATGGGTATCGGGCCGGCCAACGACGTCACCCGCGTGATCCAGTACTCGGTGGAACAGGGCCGCGACCGGATCGCCATCCTTGCCCCCCGTAACTCCTATGGACAGGCCGTTCAGGAAGCCGCCCGGCGTGCCGCTTCACGTTACGGAGCAAGCATCACGACAAGCGCCTCTTACGATCCGGCAGCCGTGGACAAAACCAGCGCCGTACAAGGGCTGGCCCAATCCGCCAGCCAGACCAGCAGCGACGAAGCCACCGTAAGCGGCTCCGGCCTGGGCGTGACCGGCTTCAACAGCCTGCTGCTCCCGGCTGGTGGCCGCGAAGTGGAGAACATTGCACCCTTGCTGCCTTACTACGACATCAACCCCGAAAATGTGCAGCTGCTGGGCTCGCGTCTCTGGGAGAACGGAAATCTTGGGCGCGATCCTGTGCTTGCTGGGGGCTGGTTTGCAGCACCGGACAACGACAGATGGCAGACCTTTGCCCGTCAGTACGAAGATCTCTTTGGCCAGAAGCCGCCACGGGTCGCCTCCATTGCCTATGATGCGACGGCGCTCACGGCCGCCTTGGCGCGGGATGCCGAAACCGGCGACAATCCGATGGTCTTCGACCAGGCTGTGCTGACCGACAGTGACGGTTACACCGGCGTGGACGGCCTGTTCCGCTTGCTCCCCGATGGCGAGGTGGAGCGGGGTCTGGCGATTTACGAACTGACCGACGACGGCTTCCGGCGTCTGGAATCAGCGCCAGGCAGCTTTGAGCCACTGGTGAACTGA
- the rsmI gene encoding 16S rRNA (cytidine(1402)-2'-O)-methyltransferase, translating into MQPSSQPLAPQLYLVAVPIGNLADITLRALDVLSRVDVLACEDTRMTSRLLQAHGIERSLTAYHEHNAGRVRPKLLDALSGGKSVALVSDAGTPLVSDPGYKLAREAHEAGYEVTALPGASAVLAALTVSGLPPDRFFFAGFLPTRSGTRRNELQSLQSIPGTLVFYESPNRLGASLRDMRDVFGGHRRAAVARELTKFYEEVRRDSLEALAAHYEREGSPKGEVVILVGPQTDSARDAEAEDNLDERLQSALAESSLRDAVNSVSAESGLPRRRVYARALELTGRSGK; encoded by the coding sequence ATGCAGCCCTCTTCACAGCCGTTGGCACCGCAGCTTTACCTTGTTGCGGTACCGATCGGCAACCTCGCAGATATCACTCTACGGGCCCTGGACGTACTTTCCAGGGTTGATGTGCTGGCCTGCGAGGATACGCGCATGACGTCGCGACTTCTACAGGCGCATGGAATTGAGCGCTCCCTGACGGCCTACCATGAACACAACGCCGGGCGTGTGCGCCCCAAGCTTCTGGATGCCCTGAGCGGTGGCAAATCTGTGGCGCTGGTCAGCGATGCAGGAACACCGCTGGTTTCGGATCCCGGCTACAAGCTGGCCCGTGAGGCTCATGAGGCCGGATACGAAGTGACAGCATTGCCCGGCGCTTCGGCCGTTCTGGCCGCTCTGACGGTTTCGGGCTTGCCGCCGGACCGCTTCTTCTTTGCCGGTTTCCTGCCAACACGCAGCGGCACGCGCCGCAACGAGCTACAGAGCCTGCAGAGCATACCTGGGACCTTGGTGTTCTATGAATCCCCCAACCGGCTTGGCGCCAGCCTGCGGGACATGAGAGATGTTTTCGGAGGCCATCGCCGGGCAGCCGTGGCGCGTGAACTGACCAAGTTTTACGAGGAGGTGCGCCGCGACAGCCTTGAGGCCCTGGCCGCGCATTATGAACGGGAGGGATCGCCGAAGGGGGAAGTCGTCATCCTGGTTGGCCCCCAGACCGACAGCGCGCGCGACGCCGAGGCAGAGGATAACCTGGATGAACGGCTCCAGTCTGCGCTGGCCGAGAGCAGCCTGCGCGATGCCGTGAACAGTGTCAGCGCGGAAAGTGGCCTGCCGCGGCGGCGTGTCTACGCCCGGGCCCTGGAATTGACGGGCAGATCCGGAAAATGA
- a CDS encoding YraN family protein: protein MSRSVRLAAWKRGRRAETLARLWLRMKGYSVLAQGLRTPVGEIDLVVRRGGVLAFVEVKHRATHEQALLAITDRQRHRIERAATYYLSRRPELADHQLRFDGLLLIPGRLPHHLPDLWRP from the coding sequence ATGAGCAGGTCCGTGCGGCTTGCGGCCTGGAAGAGGGGCCGACGTGCCGAAACGCTTGCCCGCTTGTGGCTGCGCATGAAGGGCTACAGTGTCCTGGCCCAGGGCTTGCGGACACCGGTTGGCGAAATCGATCTGGTGGTGCGCCGGGGCGGTGTGCTGGCTTTCGTGGAGGTCAAGCATCGGGCCACGCATGAACAGGCCTTGCTGGCCATAACAGACCGCCAGCGCCATCGCATAGAACGGGCGGCAACCTATTATCTCTCCCGCAGGCCTGAACTTGCCGACCACCAACTGCGCTTTGACGGGCTCTTGCTGATTCCAGGGCGCTTGCCACACCACCTGCCGGATCTTTGGCGTCCATGA
- a CDS encoding BON domain-containing protein: MPVRLPFVFLYVCTVRGLFLLSLVLLLALSGGCSRTGMIVGAAATGGVAASKDKGFTTAADDTRIRFELNALLLQEDFEIYNAVHLQVEEGRVLLSGNVPTPEDKVQVFRLAWRPEGVNEVIDEMTVDDTSGLSDAALDRWIELRLDTLLLFDVDVKDINYSTEVVNQRVYLIGLARSESERERVVAHAKSVPYVKGVTDYLRVLEDDKETTRPD; encoded by the coding sequence ATGCCGGTCAGGTTACCCTTCGTCTTCCTGTACGTGTGCACTGTACGCGGTCTTTTCCTGTTGAGTCTTGTCCTGCTACTGGCGCTATCGGGAGGATGCAGTCGTACCGGCATGATCGTGGGCGCGGCAGCTACGGGGGGTGTGGCAGCCAGCAAGGACAAGGGCTTTACGACTGCAGCAGATGACACGCGTATCCGTTTCGAACTGAATGCCCTGCTGCTGCAGGAGGATTTCGAGATCTACAATGCCGTCCACCTTCAGGTCGAGGAAGGACGCGTACTCTTGAGTGGCAATGTGCCGACACCCGAGGACAAGGTTCAGGTCTTCCGCCTGGCATGGCGGCCGGAGGGCGTGAACGAGGTCATAGACGAAATGACTGTCGATGACACCTCGGGACTGAGCGATGCTGCGCTGGACCGCTGGATAGAACTGCGCCTGGATACGCTCCTGCTGTTTGACGTGGACGTCAAGGACATCAACTATTCCACTGAGGTGGTGAACCAGAGGGTCTACCTGATCGGGCTTGCACGCAGCGAGAGCGAACGCGAACGGGTCGTGGCGCATGCCAAGTCCGTGCCTTATGTTAAGGGCGTGACGGATTACCTGCGCGTTCTGGAGGATGACAAAGAAACAACGCGACCAGACTGA
- a CDS encoding SirB1 family protein, producing the protein MNSIPATTRKDIESELQDIGRLPDEEIDLAHTALLLAALERPGAELFNYERHLSEMTREAGARLIAENAGDSLENIVGAINRVLYEQFGYKGDDESYDDLNNANLMSVMDRRRGLPVALGILYLHVARRLDCEAVGLSFPGHFLIRVGFGGERDILDPFNEGRSCTPADMRQLLKAMAGVEAELTRDHYSASGNLDILLRLQNNLKLRLLKAQRADEALPVVAGMLLLAPQRAELWREAGLIHNHLGQLHQGIHALEQYLDLAGPDKNRQDTARLLEEMRGRLN; encoded by the coding sequence GTGAACAGCATACCCGCAACGACCCGCAAGGATATCGAGAGCGAACTACAGGATATCGGACGCCTGCCCGACGAAGAGATCGACCTGGCGCACACCGCTCTGCTGTTGGCGGCTCTTGAGCGCCCCGGTGCAGAGCTGTTCAATTATGAACGGCATCTTTCGGAAATGACGCGGGAAGCCGGCGCACGCCTGATTGCCGAGAATGCGGGCGACAGCCTGGAGAACATCGTCGGTGCCATAAACCGGGTGCTCTACGAGCAGTTCGGATACAAGGGCGATGACGAGAGCTATGACGACCTGAACAATGCCAACCTGATGTCGGTCATGGACCGGCGCCGTGGGCTGCCGGTGGCGCTCGGCATCCTTTATCTTCATGTGGCGCGCCGCCTGGATTGTGAAGCGGTTGGCCTGTCCTTCCCGGGGCATTTCCTGATCCGCGTCGGCTTTGGCGGCGAACGCGATATACTGGATCCCTTCAATGAGGGGCGCAGCTGCACGCCTGCGGACATGCGCCAGCTTCTCAAGGCCATGGCGGGGGTCGAAGCGGAGCTGACCCGCGACCATTACAGCGCCAGCGGAAACCTGGACATTCTTCTCAGACTCCAGAACAACCTGAAACTACGGCTGCTGAAGGCGCAAAGAGCCGATGAAGCGCTGCCGGTGGTGGCAGGCATGCTGCTGCTTGCCCCGCAACGGGCAGAGCTTTGGCGGGAAGCCGGTTTGATCCACAATCATCTGGGCCAGCTGCACCAGGGAATTCATGCATTGGAGCAGTACCTCGACCTAGCAGGACCGGATAAGAACAGGCAGGACACCGCCCGCCTGCTGGAAGAGATGCGTGGGCGTCTGAATTGA
- the gshB gene encoding glutathione synthase — translation MSLAVAIQMDPVEPIDINADSTFALAMEAQRRGHGLYHYLPQDLTYYDDRVYATVRPAVFQHEAGMAATLGEAESLNLAAMDVVLMRQDPPFDMSYITATHLLEHLPASTLVVNNPAEVRNAPEKLFVTHFPELMPPTMITRSKAEIEYFRRTHRDIIVKPLFGNGGAGVFHLKEDDENLNSLLEIFTQISREPVIVQKYLPEIRKGDKRIILVDGTPVGAINRVPAEGEARSNLHVGGRAMAVELSKRDREICTTIGPILKERGLIFVGIDVIGDYLTEINVTSPTGLQELERFDNVNAAGLIWDAIESRFEGLMPE, via the coding sequence ATGTCACTTGCCGTTGCCATTCAGATGGACCCAGTGGAACCCATCGATATCAATGCCGACAGTACCTTTGCCCTGGCAATGGAGGCGCAACGCAGGGGGCACGGACTTTATCATTACCTGCCCCAGGATCTGACCTACTACGACGACCGGGTCTATGCCACTGTGCGGCCAGCCGTTTTTCAACACGAAGCGGGCATGGCGGCCACCCTGGGTGAAGCCGAGAGCTTGAACCTTGCTGCCATGGACGTGGTGCTGATGCGCCAGGATCCACCTTTCGACATGTCCTATATCACGGCGACTCACCTGCTGGAGCACCTGCCGGCCTCGACCTTGGTGGTGAACAATCCCGCAGAAGTCCGCAATGCGCCTGAAAAGCTGTTCGTCACCCATTTTCCGGAACTGATGCCGCCGACGATGATCACGCGCAGCAAGGCGGAGATCGAATATTTCCGCCGTACCCACAGGGACATCATCGTCAAACCCCTGTTCGGCAATGGTGGCGCCGGGGTCTTCCACCTGAAGGAAGATGACGAGAACCTGAACTCTTTGCTGGAAATCTTCACGCAGATCTCGCGTGAACCGGTGATCGTGCAGAAGTATCTGCCCGAGATCCGCAAGGGGGACAAGCGGATCATCCTGGTCGATGGGACACCCGTGGGCGCCATCAACCGGGTTCCGGCCGAGGGGGAGGCCCGCTCGAACCTGCACGTTGGCGGCCGTGCCATGGCGGTAGAACTCTCAAAGCGTGATCGGGAGATCTGCACGACCATCGGTCCGATCCTGAAGGAGCGCGGCCTGATCTTCGTCGGCATCGACGTGATCGGCGATTATCTTACCGAAATCAACGTGACCTCGCCCACCGGGCTTCAGGAACTGGAACGCTTCGACAACGTCAATGCCGCTGGCCTGATCTGGGATGCGATCGAATCACGCTTCGAAGGCCTGATGCCGGAGTAG
- a CDS encoding ZIP family metal transporter: protein MPDVFSAIAYAFVAGATIPLGGLAARIEDFRPHWLETEFRHSVIAFGGGALLAAVALVLIPEGMKLTSPTLALPAFTLGGVCFFVVDYLIARAGGAASQLLAMLLDFVPESLALGAMLATGKATGLLLAGLIALQNLPEGFNAYRELRSGTRLPAGRILAAFCTIVLLGPLAAWVGFSFLHSLEDLLGSIMFFAAGGILYLNFQDIAPQAHLERHWAPPLGAVAGFLLGLWGHMLLQ from the coding sequence TTGCCTGATGTCTTCAGTGCCATCGCCTATGCCTTTGTGGCCGGTGCGACCATTCCACTGGGCGGTCTTGCCGCGCGGATCGAGGATTTCCGGCCCCATTGGCTGGAAACGGAATTCCGCCATTCGGTGATCGCCTTTGGTGGGGGTGCCTTGCTGGCTGCGGTGGCTCTGGTCCTGATTCCCGAAGGCATGAAGCTGACATCGCCGACCTTGGCGCTGCCCGCCTTCACCCTTGGCGGTGTCTGTTTCTTCGTGGTTGATTACCTGATCGCCCGGGCTGGCGGCGCGGCTTCCCAGTTGCTGGCCATGCTGCTGGATTTTGTCCCGGAATCCCTGGCGCTGGGGGCCATGCTGGCCACTGGAAAGGCGACCGGGCTTCTTCTGGCCGGCTTGATTGCCCTTCAGAACCTGCCTGAGGGCTTCAATGCCTATCGCGAATTGCGCTCAGGGACTCGCCTGCCGGCCGGCCGCATCCTCGCTGCCTTCTGTACAATCGTCCTGCTGGGTCCGCTGGCCGCCTGGGTCGGCTTCAGCTTCCTTCATTCCCTGGAGGACCTGCTGGGCAGCATCATGTTCTTTGCCGCTGGCGGTATACTCTACCTGAATTTCCAGGACATCGCCCCTCAGGCCCACCTTGAGCGTCACTGGGCGCCCCCGCTGGGTGCAGTTGCCGGCTTTCTTCTCGGACTGTGGGGCCATATGCTGTTGCAGTAG
- a CDS encoding MFS transporter: protein MTTAADTAGSTSANRTAFLVLSALSLCHFLNDMMQSLLPAIYPVLQQNFALSFTQIGVLHLAFQVTASLLQPAVGFYTDRRQRFRLLSVGMGCTLVGLLLLASAQHYIFLLFAACAVGLGSSIFHPDASRLARSASGGRFGLAQSIFQVGGNTGTAVGPLLAAYVVLPLGQPGIAWFSAVALLGMLILWWVGSWAKRQHLQARRTSTEASRTLPLPRRRILFAIAVLAMLIFSKYVYLSSLTSYYTFYLIDTFGVTIRHSQILLFVFLGAAAVGTILGGPLADRIGRRPVIWISILGVLPFTLMLPHANLFWTGVLSVVIGLVLASAFSAIVVYAQELVPGRVGLISGLFFGFAFGMGGLGAAILGVLADAYGIGFVYQLCAFLPFLGLLTALLPRESQLRAA, encoded by the coding sequence ATGACAACAGCAGCAGATACGGCAGGATCGACCAGCGCCAACAGAACGGCATTTCTCGTGCTCAGTGCGCTGAGCCTCTGTCATTTCCTGAATGACATGATGCAGTCGCTGCTGCCGGCGATCTATCCCGTCCTGCAACAGAACTTCGCCCTCAGCTTCACGCAGATTGGCGTCCTGCATCTGGCCTTCCAGGTGACAGCTTCGTTGCTGCAGCCGGCTGTTGGCTTCTATACGGATCGCCGCCAGCGGTTTCGGCTGCTGTCCGTGGGGATGGGGTGCACCCTGGTGGGACTGCTGCTGCTGGCCAGCGCGCAGCATTATATCTTCCTGTTGTTCGCAGCCTGTGCGGTGGGCCTGGGGTCCTCGATCTTCCATCCCGACGCCTCTCGGCTGGCTCGCTCCGCCTCGGGCGGGCGCTTCGGCCTGGCCCAGTCCATTTTCCAGGTGGGCGGCAACACAGGCACGGCCGTGGGCCCGCTGCTTGCCGCCTATGTGGTCCTGCCGCTGGGACAGCCCGGAATTGCCTGGTTCTCCGCCGTGGCCCTGCTGGGCATGCTGATCCTCTGGTGGGTGGGCTCCTGGGCGAAGCGACAGCATCTCCAGGCACGCAGGACCTCAACGGAAGCCTCGCGCACGCTGCCCCTGCCGCGCCGGCGTATCCTCTTCGCCATCGCTGTGCTGGCGATGCTGATCTTCTCCAAGTACGTCTATCTCTCCAGCCTGACCAGCTACTATACCTTCTATCTGATCGACACCTTCGGGGTGACCATTCGTCATTCCCAGATTCTGCTGTTCGTATTTCTAGGGGCGGCAGCGGTCGGCACCATCCTGGGTGGGCCCCTTGCCGATCGCATCGGTCGGCGTCCGGTGATCTGGATCTCCATCCTGGGCGTGCTGCCTTTCACGCTGATGCTGCCGCACGCCAACCTCTTCTGGACCGGCGTGCTGTCGGTGGTGATCGGCCTGGTTCTGGCTTCGGCCTTCTCGGCCATTGTCGTTTATGCCCAGGAGCTGGTTCCGGGACGTGTGGGCCTGATTTCCGGACTGTTCTTCGGCTTTGCCTTCGGCATGGGGGGGTTGGGCGCAGCCATCCTGGGGGTTCTTGCGGATGCCTATGGGATCGGCTTCGTCTATCAGCTCTGCGCCTTCCTGCCCTTCCTTGGCTTGCTCACGGCACTGCTCCCTCGGGAATCGCAGCTGCGCGCGGCGTAG
- a CDS encoding YifB family Mg chelatase-like AAA ATPase, which produces MVARIGTVAFQGVEVVDVDVQVQATSGMPRFLVVGLADKAVGESRERVTSALTALGLSLPPKRIVVNLAPADLVKEGSHYDLPIALALMAEMGVLPADALSTHVALGELSLDGRINPVAGVLPAAIHASACGLGLICPAAQGGEAAWAPDIDILAPRDLVALVNHIKGTQVLAQPEAALAESGTSIPDLAEIKGQESAKRALEIAAAGNHNLLMTGPPGSGKSMLAQRLPGLLPPLSPAEALEVSMIHSVAGTLEEGKLLRHRPFRDPHHSASLPSLVGGGHRAKPGELSLAHHGVLFLDELPEFARATLESLRQPMETGRVSIARANAHVTYPARVQLVAAMNPCRCGHLDDPAVACSKAPRCGQDYQARISGPLFDRIDLHVDVPAVSAADLALPPPAEGSAEVAVRVARARERQAARNVAVEGGIEGRSLTNAELDGQHLENCAAPDNEGRSLLQEAANRMKLSARGYHRVLRVARTLADLEDCDGVRRLHVAEALGYRRMMAAMA; this is translated from the coding sequence ATGGTCGCACGTATCGGAACGGTGGCCTTCCAGGGGGTCGAGGTTGTCGATGTGGATGTCCAGGTTCAGGCAACTTCGGGCATGCCAAGGTTCCTGGTGGTTGGCTTGGCCGACAAGGCGGTGGGGGAAAGCCGCGAGCGTGTGACCTCGGCGCTGACGGCGCTGGGTCTTTCGCTGCCGCCCAAGCGGATCGTGGTCAACCTTGCGCCGGCCGACCTTGTGAAGGAAGGCAGCCACTACGACCTGCCCATTGCCCTGGCCCTGATGGCCGAGATGGGGGTTCTGCCGGCGGACGCCCTGTCCACCCATGTGGCACTGGGCGAGCTTTCCCTGGATGGACGCATCAATCCAGTGGCGGGAGTCCTGCCGGCGGCAATCCATGCCTCGGCCTGCGGATTGGGCTTGATCTGCCCTGCCGCGCAGGGGGGTGAGGCCGCCTGGGCCCCGGATATCGACATCCTGGCGCCGCGTGATCTCGTGGCCCTGGTCAACCACATCAAGGGCACCCAGGTACTCGCCCAACCCGAAGCCGCCCTGGCCGAATCCGGCACGTCCATACCGGACCTGGCAGAGATCAAGGGCCAGGAAAGCGCCAAGCGTGCGCTGGAGATTGCGGCGGCCGGGAATCACAACCTTCTCATGACCGGCCCTCCCGGATCCGGGAAGTCCATGCTGGCCCAGCGTTTGCCCGGCCTCCTGCCCCCGTTGTCGCCAGCCGAGGCTCTTGAAGTTTCCATGATTCATTCCGTGGCCGGGACCCTGGAGGAAGGCAAGCTGTTGCGGCATCGCCCCTTCCGTGACCCGCACCACTCTGCGTCCCTGCCTTCACTGGTCGGTGGGGGTCACCGTGCCAAGCCGGGCGAATTGTCCCTTGCACATCACGGTGTGCTCTTCCTGGATGAGCTACCGGAATTTGCCCGCGCCACCCTGGAATCCCTACGCCAGCCGATGGAAACGGGCCGTGTTTCCATCGCCAGGGCCAATGCCCATGTAACCTATCCGGCGCGGGTCCAGCTGGTGGCCGCCATGAATCCCTGCCGTTGCGGCCACCTGGATGATCCGGCGGTTGCCTGCAGCAAGGCCCCCCGATGCGGGCAGGATTACCAGGCGCGCATCTCGGGTCCGCTGTTCGACCGCATCGATCTGCATGTAGATGTTCCGGCCGTCAGTGCGGCTGATCTGGCCCTGCCCCCGCCCGCCGAGGGCAGTGCCGAAGTCGCCGTGCGCGTGGCCCGGGCGCGCGAGCGACAGGCCGCGCGTAACGTCGCTGTGGAGGGCGGTATCGAAGGGCGCAGCCTGACCAACGCCGAACTGGATGGCCAGCACCTGGAGAACTGTGCAGCGCCTGACAATGAGGGGCGCAGCCTGCTGCAGGAGGCGGCCAATCGCATGAAACTCTCGGCCCGCGGTTACCACCGTGTCCTGCGTGTGGCCCGTACCCTGGCTGATCTGGAGGACTGTGACGGCGTGCGGCGCCTGCATGTCGCGGAGGCCCTAGGCTATCGGCGCATGATGGCTGCGATGGCATAA